GGCCAGCGCCGGGAAGAGGCGCCAGTAATTGACCGGTAGCAGCCGTTCAAGCCAGGACAGGATGCGCGCGTCGTTGCCGACCAGAACTCTGGGCTTATCGCGCTCGATGGCGGCAACGATGATCTCCGCCGCACGTTCCGGCGGCATGCGCAGCAGCTTCTGTGCTTGCTTGCGATTGCGCTCGACCTCTTCCGGGGCCACGTCTGCCGAGACCCGGGCGCTGGTGGCGATGGATGTCGCAACACCGCCCGGGTGCACGACGGTAACGCCTACGCTGGTGTCCTGCAGTTCCAGACGCAGCGCGTTGGAAAAGCCGCGTACGGCGAACTTGCTGGCGCAGTAGGCGGTCTGGCCGGCTGGAGTAACCAGCCCGAACAGGCTCGACACGTTGACGATGCGGGCCGCTGGGCGCTCCTGCAGAAACGGCAGGAAGGCCCGTGTCATGCGTACCACCGCTTCGAAGTTGATAGCCATGAGCCAATCGAAGTCGGCTTCGCTGACCTGATGAAAGTGACCGCCAAGCGCGACGCCAGCGTTGTTTATCAAAAGGTCCACCTGGCCATGCTCGGCAATGACGGCCTGGGGCAGGGCGGCAACCTGCTCCCGGCTGGCAACGTCGAGCTTATGCTCGCTGACGCGCACGCCCATCGCGCGAGCCTGTCGAGCCGTCTCCGCGAGCCCTTCCTCATTGATGTCGGCAATCGCCAGATGGCAGCTGCGACTTGCCAGTGCCAACGCGACCGCACGGCCTATGCCGCTACCTGCTCCGGTCAGAACCGCAACACAATCATTGATCTGCATGGCCTTTTCCCTGTTATTTGAATTGCATTACGCCGTCGTCGACACGGCCATATTGAATGGTAAGTTTGTCCTGCATGTAGTTCTGATAGACCTGCCAGGGCTTACGGTCGCCCTGACGCGGTAGCATCCCGGCGGCTCGCTGTACGTACCCCGAGGTGAAATCGAGGAATGGCGCGTCAGCTACCTGAGGGTCGCGTTTGGGCATGGCGATCTGGTAACCCTTGCGATCCATGTAACGCAGCAGTCGGCAGGTGTAATTCGCGGTGAGCTCAGCCTTCAATGTCCAGGACGAGTTGGTGTAGCCGAAGGTCAGCACGAGGTTGGGGATGTCGCTGAGCATCATTCCCTTGTAGGCCATGTGGTCGCCGGGCTTGACCGCCTCGCCGTCAACCGTGACTTTCACGTCGCCCAGCGCATTAAGCTTGAGCCCGGTGGCCGTGACGATGATGTCTGCCTCGATCTCTTCGCCAGAGCCAAGTTTGATGCCGGTCGGTGTGAAGCTGTCGATAGTATCGGTTACCACCGAGGCGCGACCGCTTCGTAGATCCTGGAACAGATCGCCGTCGGGCACCGCACAGATGCGTTGATCCCAGGGTTTGTATGATGGAGTGAAGTGCTTCATGTCGACCCCAGGGCCGACGTGCATCTTGACCATCTGCAACAACCGATCCTTGAACAGCTCCGGCTTGGTACGAGCGATACGGTAGAAGAAGCTGCCAACCAGAACGTTCTTCCATCGGGTGGCAGCATGCGCGGCCGGGAGCGGCAGCCATTTCTGCAAGTTCCTGGCGATACCGTCTTCGAGCGGGCGCGACACGACGTAGCTGGGAGAGCGTTGAAGCATGGTGACATGCGCGGCAGTCTTGGCCATTGCCGGGATCAGCGTAACGGCGGTCGCGCCACTGCCGATCACCACTACCCGCTTGCCAGCGTAATCGAGATTTTCCGGCCAGAACTGCGGATGGATGATCTGTCCCTTGAAGGCGGACTCGTTGGGAAAGTCCGGCCGGTAGCCTTCATCGTAGCTGTAGTAGCCAGCGCAAACAGAGAGAAGCCGTGCTTTGAAGATCTTGTCCTCGACCGTGCCGTCACTCACCGTCACCTGTGCGGTGACGGTCCAGCACGCTTCTTCCGTCGACCACTCAGCGGCTTTGACCTTGTGATGAAAACGGATGTTGTGGGCAATGCCGGCTTCTTCGGCTGTTTCTTCGATATAGCGCCGGATGTCCGCGCCGTCAGCGATCGCCTTGCGGTTGTACCAGGGCTTGAAGCTGTAGCTCAAGGTATACATGTCCGAGTCGGAACGGATACCCGGATAGCGAAACAGGTCCCAGGTGCCTCCAATCGTGTGGCGCGCTTCGAGGATCGTATAGCGCTTGTCCGGACATTGCGAGGCGAGCGCATGCGCTGTGCCGATGCCGGACAGGCCGGCACCGATAATCAGGACGTCCAGAGGCATGGGCTGGAATGTATTGTGTTGTGTGTTCATGTTGTTTTACCCACCGTGGTAGTGGTGACAATCTAAATTGTCACTTACAATTTGGCAATGCCCATTGTCAGAAACTAAACAACATGAATACACCGACCCCTGCGCAGCGGCGTTATCGCGGTTCCGCAGCAGAGGAACGCAAGGCGTTGAGACGGCAGCAACTGATCGACGCGGCGATAGATGTTTACGGGC
The nucleotide sequence above comes from Halopseudomonas xinjiangensis. Encoded proteins:
- a CDS encoding SDR family NAD(P)-dependent oxidoreductase, with amino-acid sequence MQINDCVAVLTGAGSGIGRAVALALASRSCHLAIADINEEGLAETARQARAMGVRVSEHKLDVASREQVAALPQAVIAEHGQVDLLINNAGVALGGHFHQVSEADFDWLMAINFEAVVRMTRAFLPFLQERPAARIVNVSSLFGLVTPAGQTAYCASKFAVRGFSNALRLELQDTSVGVTVVHPGGVATSIATSARVSADVAPEEVERNRKQAQKLLRMPPERAAEIIVAAIERDKPRVLVGNDARILSWLERLLPVNYWRLFPALAKPAAPSNNRP
- a CDS encoding flavin-containing monooxygenase, which codes for MNTQHNTFQPMPLDVLIIGAGLSGIGTAHALASQCPDKRYTILEARHTIGGTWDLFRYPGIRSDSDMYTLSYSFKPWYNRKAIADGADIRRYIEETAEEAGIAHNIRFHHKVKAAEWSTEEACWTVTAQVTVSDGTVEDKIFKARLLSVCAGYYSYDEGYRPDFPNESAFKGQIIHPQFWPENLDYAGKRVVVIGSGATAVTLIPAMAKTAAHVTMLQRSPSYVVSRPLEDGIARNLQKWLPLPAAHAATRWKNVLVGSFFYRIARTKPELFKDRLLQMVKMHVGPGVDMKHFTPSYKPWDQRICAVPDGDLFQDLRSGRASVVTDTIDSFTPTGIKLGSGEEIEADIIVTATGLKLNALGDVKVTVDGEAVKPGDHMAYKGMMLSDIPNLVLTFGYTNSSWTLKAELTANYTCRLLRYMDRKGYQIAMPKRDPQVADAPFLDFTSGYVQRAAGMLPRQGDRKPWQVYQNYMQDKLTIQYGRVDDGVMQFK